Sequence from the Pedobacter sp. D749 genome:
CGCACCTGTCTCTACGGTGTATTGCATAATTTCATTATTTAAGCGGTGAGCACGCCTGGTAATAAGCCACATGCCATCAAATTGAGCAGGTGCAAGCAGGCTTCCCGGGGCTACGCTGGTTACCCTTACCGGATCGGTATTTAGTTTATCAAAATCTTTAGTGCAGGAACTGCCCAAACTAGCCGCAAGCAGGAAAGATATTAGTTGAAGGTGTTTTAATAATGTTTTCATATCAGATATTTAAAATGATGCTTTAAGTGTAGCGCCAAAACTCCTGGTGGATGGGAATTGTCCTGTTTCGAAGCCTGGTTCAATTCTATTTCTATTTAAAGTGGCGATTTCCGGATCATAGAGTGGAAATTTGGTAAATAGTAAGAGATCACGACCATAAAGGCTGAATGATGCGGAATTGGCACCTAAACTTTTAAGTAGTTTTGCACTAAATCTGTACTCCAATGATACTTCGCGAAGTTTGATAAAAGAAGCGTCAAAAATGTTTGCCTCTGCATTATCCCTGAGGTACTTTTGGTTGTAATAATCTCCTGGTGTGGCTACGATATCATTTTTACGGTAGCTTCCGTCTGCATTTTGCACTACACCCTCTCCAATTATTCCATCATATCTTCCTGGTAATGATGATTTCAGTTTTCCTGCTCCTCCTAAAACGGAGTGAGAAAAGGAATATATGTCACCCCCTTTTTGTCCGTCAAATAAGAATGAGAAGCTAAATTGGTTATAGCTCAGTTGGTTCTGGATGCCTGCTTTAAAATCGGGCACCGCTGAACCCAATATTTTTAGGTTTTCAGTATCTATCAAAGGTAATCCCTTATCATCGTGAACGATCTCACCATTGGGCGCTCTCAAATAGCCTGAACCGTAAATGTCTCCAATAGATCCGCCCACAATGGCTTTAACAAAACCTCTTGGTCCGGTGGCCATTATAATTTCACTCACATTAGGCGCCAGTTCCTTAACCAAGCTTCTGTTAGATGAATAGGTCAACATTGTTTTCCATTGCAATTTGCTTTTTTTGTGAAGCAGGCTGGCATTTACCGCGAGCTCAATTCCCCTGTTATTGATCAATCCGGCATTGAAGATCCTGCCGGTAAAACCCGTTGCCGGATCGTTGGGTACAGTTAGGATCTGATTGGAACTGTTGGCATTGTAATAGGTAAGATCAAAACCCAGCCGGTTCCCGAAGAACCGAATGTCTATTCCTAATTCCCTGTTGGTAATAATTTCTGGTTTAAGGCTATCACCACCAGGCAGGGTTGTTGGATTGGTATAGCTTCCTCCAAATTCTGATGGCGTTAAATAATAACCCGTCCGGTAAGGGTCTGTATCATTTCCAACCTGAGATACGGAGCCCTTAATCTTTAGGTAAGATAATGCCCTAAAGGCAGACAAATCAAATATTTCACTGGCTATAGCGCTTCCTGAAAAGGAGTAATAAAAGTAGGAGTTATTGGCTTTTGGCAAGGTGCTGGACCAATCATTACGACCGGTTACGTCCATGAACAAAAAGTTTTTGTAATTAAACTGAGCCAGGGCATAAAGACTTTGAACTTCCTTGTTGGCTGGTGAGAGCACAATTAAGGGCCGGTCTTTAGCGTTACCAAGCGTATAAATTCCGGGAGTACTGAGTCTTTCAGCAGTGATGAGGTTGTTTTGGATCTTATTTTTAAAAATACTACCTCCTGCCGAGAAAGAAAGGTCGAGATCACGGAGTAATTTTTCATCGTATTTATAAAGGAAGTCATAATTCTGTTCCTGCATCATTACCGTTTGCTCCTGGTAACGGCCAACGGCAAATCGGATACTGCTGTATGGTCTTCTGGTGGTTCTGAATGATGAATTTTGGTCGATACCACCTCTCAGCATTAAGCTCATTTTTTTACTTAAATTATAGGTTGCTGTGACGTTACCGAAAATTCGGTCCTGGTCTAAAGTGTTCAGGTTCTCATATAGGATAAAATAGGGATTGTCAACAGAAGGGTTAAGCAGGTTATTCTGATCCACATCCTTAACATCCCAGTAATCCTTATAATAGGAAGCAGGAATGTTAGCCGAGCGGTACATCAACCCATACATAAAGGAATTGGTATTATAACCCGAAAGCGGTAAGTTATCACTTTGCTTATGATAATAGTTGAACCCCGTAGATAATTGAAAATTTTTGAGTTTGCTGTTACTGGAAAAAGCAAGCCTGTTGAAGGTATAACCAGTATTTGGCAAGATATACTTGTTGCGTACATCGTTGTAAGATAACCTTACTGAATTTTTACTGTCACCACCTGTTAGCGAGAGTGTATTGTTATAGGTAACGCCTGTTACAAAAGCATCTTTTACATAGTTTTTATCAGCAACCCACGGCGTTTTTTCTATTCCCCGAGTTTTGGTTACCGGATCATACTGATAGTAGAGCTGTCTGGAAAAAGCCGGGCCAAAGGACCGGGTAGAATTTGTACTTGGTCCGTCAGGGCTGGCACCGTAAGAGAAATAAGTATTGATGGTGTTTCCCGCGCCATATTCGTACTGAAAATCAGGATAATGCAACACGCCTTCGAGGTTAGCACTGCTATTAAAGGTTACGTTCAACCGTTCTTTACGTTCAGCATTATTTTTGGTAGTGATCAATATCGCACCTGATGCAGCTCTCGAACCATACAAGGCTGCGGCAGAAGGGCCTCTTAAAACCGTTACGTCTTTAATATCTTCGGCATTGATATCACTCAGGGCATTTCCATAATCAACCGGAGGCTCAGTGTTTCCGGTTGCTCCATAGCTTAACCCATTATTTCCCACCATGCCACTCAACACGGGTACACCATCGATTACAATTAAAGGTTCTCCTTTATCAAGATCCAATGAGTTTTGTCCGCGCAACGTTATCCTAACTGTACCACCTGGACCTGCTCCTGCCCGGCTAATGTTTAATCCCGGCACCTTACCCGATAAGGCATTTACCCAGTTACCGGGAACCGTTTTCGAAATTTCCTCCCCATCAATTTTGGTTACAGCGTACCCCAGGCTCTTTTCTTCCCTTTTAATACCCAACGCGGTTACCACTACGTTTTCTAAGGTATGCTCATGGCCAGATAGTTCGATATGAATAGGGCTACCTCCTGTTTTTACCCTTTGTATTTGCTTCGTCTCATAAGAAACATGGCTTATTTCTAATGTATAAGTTCCAGGTTGAACTGCTAATTGGAAAAAACCACTGCTATTTGTTGTTGTATGCTTGCTTAATTCAATTAGCTTAATATTAGCGCCCGGAAGCGCTTTGCCCGTTTCATCGCTTACCTGCCCTGATATAGATGTTTCCTGACTGCCATCTTCGCTTCCTTGTTTTGCTAAAATTACGATCTTGTTGGCTTGAGCGATGTATTTCAGCTTAGTATCTTTTAAAACCTGGGTCAATACTGATGATACTGAAACATTGCTTACATTAACGGATATATCATGGTAAGGTAAAACCAGCTCCTCATTAAAGACAACCTGAATTCCCGACGCTTTTTGTATGCTTGAAAGCGCCGTTCTTAAATTTTGATGTTGAAGCTTGAGGGTGATTTTAACCGCTGCAGGAGATTGTGCATTTGCTGGCCTCGGCATCAGTAACTGACTTCCAAGAACCAGAAGCACTAATAAGTAAATTTGTTTCATTTGAGATTTTCTTGTCGTATTTATACAGGTATATCCAAGAAATCTGCAAGTGGTAGTAGAAAAATTTGAAAATTGTTTTATTTATGGTAAAAAGCGCCTGAAAAGGTCACCAGTTACCTGGATCGCTTTTTAAAAGTTACTGTTCTGTCTCGCTGTTCGTAAGAAAGGCCATTGGCACTAGCCAAAATACTTAGGATATCGCTTATCTTTTCGTTTGATATAAAGCCCGCCGTTACGCGATAATCCTTAATTTCTGCTTGCTTGAAATGGAACTGAAGCCTATATTTTTTGGACAGCACGGCACACACGTCTGCTAGCCGGTCATTATTAAAGGAGAGATCGCCGTGTTGCCAGCTGATAACCGTTTGAGCGTCTACAGTACGTTGTATCATAACACCAGTTTGACTATCTACCGTGACCTGCTGATTGGGTAGTAATACTGCCGATCGCGTTCCTGTGCTATTGGAAACACAAACTTTTCCCCGGGTTACTGCAACCTGCAGGTTACTGAGATAACGATAGGCTTTTATATTGAATGCGGTACCGAGCACCTGCGTATTAATATTTTTTGAGGTAACGATAAAAGGATGGGAGGGATCATGGCTGATGTCAAAATAGGCTTCACCTTCTACGAGGTTCACCTGGCGGTTTGCTTTAGAAAAACGATTTGGGTAAGTTAGCTTACTTCCGCCGTTTAACCAAACCATGGAACCATCAGGCAATGAAATTTTTATGCGTTCACCTTCCAGTGCTGTTTTTTCCAGAATCACCACAGGATCTGCCCAATCGCGAATATCGTTTCTGAATATCAGTAAACTGCCCAGCGTGATAAACAACATGGCTGCAATGCGCATTATTGGCCATAGGGATTTACGTTCAAACAGTTTTTGATCGATGTTTCTTTTGATCCGCTGCTTGGTGATGATCTCTTCAGGCTGGCTCCATTCCCAATCGCCTTTTTCGGCCCTTGCATCAAACCACTCCTCCAAAGCTTTCTTTTCATCAGCTGTACAGTGTCCCTTTCGGTAACGCTCAAGAAGTTCGTTAATACCTTTTGAATCCATCATTTAATAATATCCGGAAAAGTAGGTGTTGGTAGTAGATATTTCAAAATATTTTTTCAAATCCAGTTAAGCGGGTACGAAATCTTTCAAAATTAGAACATTATTGAATAAAATATAATACAGACTTTAAATACAGAATCATATTTAAGCACCGTCCTGAAATGCTTTAAGACGTTGCTAATCTGCTTTTTCACGGTTTTATCAGAAATCTGCAACCGATCTGAAATCTCCTTATGACTAAGCTGTTCCCGCCTGCTGAGCATAAAAACCTGACGCATTTTGGAAGGAAGCTTTTCCAATTCAATATTAATGAGCGAATCGAGCTCCTTCGCCTCAATTACATCAGTTGCGGAATGTTGTTGCTTGGAATTGAAGTAACTGATTAAATTTTCCTCATGTTTTCCTTTTTTGAGCTGATCCTGTACAAAGTTGATCCCTTTAAAACGTGCTGCGGTAAAAAGATAACCACTAAGCGTGCGCTGATCAGCTATTTCTTCCCTTCTTGACCACAAGGAAATAAATATTTCCTGAACAATATCTTCTGCGGCTTCCTTATCGCGGATAACTTTTACTACATAGAGAAACAACTTTTGCCAGTAGGCATTATAGATATCATCAAAAGCATCCTTTTCACCACGGCATAACCGGCGGAAAAGCTCTTGGTCATCGTAAGCTTCTGGCATATCCATCAGGAATGTAATTAATATCGCAAAACTACTGTGGTAATGTTAAATCAAAGTTTAGCCAGTATTATGCTATGTTCGGTCTATTATGCTGTTTTGGATGATAGAAATAAAAATAATCTTCGAAATTTCTTTGCTTCCGGCTGGCCGAATGAGAATGGAGGATGGGAGTTGAGGAATAAGTATTTTAAAGGATGCCTCGGGTATAAGGGGTGATTTTTTGGAAAGGTATACGATTTAAAAGCCATTTGCATATGGTATAATTAAGCCAATATATTTTAATGTTGTAGGATTTTTTTAGATTTGATGTATAGAAAACCGCTAAGTTTAAATACGTGCCCTCTCCAATTTGAATTTATATGTCTGATAGTTTTATACATAAGCCAGCTGAACAGCATTTAAAAAAATGACCATCACAAATAAAGAAATACAGGCCGATTATCAAAATCGAATTAACCGGGTATTTGAATTTATTGATGAAAACCTGGATGCTGATTTGTCATTAAATACAATTGCAGAGATTGCTTTTTTCTCACCTTTCCACTTTCATAGGATTTTCAAATTTATTACAGGTGAAACATTAAACGAATATGTAAACAGACAGAAAATTGAAAAATCATCTTTAGCCCTGTTGCATAAAAATATAACAACATCTGAAATAGCACATCGATACGGTTTCAGTGACAATTCTTCATATTCAAGAGCTTTTAAAAAGTATTTCGGAATAAGTCCAAAAGAATTTAAACTGCAAAATCCGAATAGACATAGCAAGATTTGTCAACTTGAAAGCAAGAACGGACAAGAGTACCCCGATTTTGAAAAATACATTTGCATCATTGATAACCTTAAAAAATGGATAAAAATGAATGCAAAAATTGAAATTAAAGAAATGCCAAAAATGGATTTGGCATATGTATCAAGTATTGGAACACAGAACCTTGAATCTGCTTATCAAACATTAATGAAATGGGCTACACCTCAAGGTTTGATTAATGAGCAAACTAAAATGGTTACAATTTACCACGACAGTTTTAAAGTTACAGAAGCCAGCAAAGTAAGAAGGAGTGCTGCAATCTTACTAAATAAACCAGTTGAAGTAAATGGCGAAATTGGGCTAACTTCAATTCAAAAAGGAAAATTTATTGTAGGCAGTTTTGAAATTGGTCTGAATGAATTCGAAAAATCCTGGACGGGATTATTTTTATGGATGAACGAAAATGGATATAAAAAAGCTGATAAAAAGCCATTTGAGGTTTATCATAACAACTTTAATGAACATCCGGAAAGAAAGGCAATTGTTGATTTTTGCATTCCAATCGAATAGTAAAGCTTGATATAACGCTGTGTATTGGTAGTGGTGGTTTTGTGCTAAAAATAAAATTTTAGTATTTAATAACCTCAGTGTTAAAACAAAATTTAGGTGCTTATAAATCCACTACTAACAATACACAGATCATTAAATCTGATAGTTAAAATTTATCAAATTTCCCTTTTTAAATGATGCTATGTTTTAAGCAAAGCAACGTTCCTCATGTTAAGGCAAGTCCTTTCAAAGCGATTAATTTTCCAATACATTCAATATGCATTTCTGTAACAAGACTTCTGCTATTCAACGAATAATATCGATACTTTTAGATTTTTATTCAATTCCGCTTCGCATCTGCTCAAAACCTTTAAGAAGGTCATCGATCGTTTTTAGCTGTTTTTTTTGTTTATAAAATCTGTTCCATAAAGAGACTGCTACAATATAGGCGGTAGTAATGGCCAGGGCTGTCAGGGTAAAAATTAAACTTCCTCTTTTTGTGATTTCGACAATATATCCAACCAGCGCCAGATATAGCAAAACCGAATATATCCACATATATTTTGTCAGCATTTTCTTCTGCCATTTGAGTTTTCCAATCTGATTGTTCAGGTATTCAATACCCGAAATATCGCGCTGATCTTTTTTGAAGTCATAACTTTTCCAGCTTAAGACGGCAAAAACAACCATCAGGGTAAAGGCCGAAGCAATGCTCATATCAAAAGGCCAGTTGTATTCGTTGTGGTAGGTAAAATATACCCAGGTAATTACCGAACCTGCAATGATAAAGCCAATACTCATGCAGATATTAGATCTGCGCAGTTTGCGCTGATGTTTTTCCCATTTATCCTGGACAACATGAGCGGCATGGTCTATGGTATTGTTTTCTACCGGCTGCGATAGCCAGCTGTTTTGAAGCTCCTGAAAATTTGTCATTTTTTATTCTCCATGAGGTTAAGTAAACGTTCTTTAATGCGGTTTATCCGTACACCGGTATTGGTTAAACTTGCACCGGTTATCTCGGCGATTTCTTTATAGCTTTTCTGTTCGAGTACAAGTGAAATGATGATGCGGTCCTGAGCAGCAAGCTGACTTATACAGAACCTGAGTTTTTCCAGCTTTGCTTCCTGTTCCATCTTTTCGGGAATTTGTTCAATATCAGGAATTTGGAAAGTATCAGAAATGGACAGATAATCATGGCGCTTGTTTTTGGAATTGAAACCAATGGCAGTATTCACTGCAATCCGGTATATCCAGGTACTCACTTTTGATTTCCCTTTGAAATTCTGAATGCTCTTCCAGATCTGAAAAAGGATTTCCTGATACAGGTCATCTGCATAAGAAATATCGTACAGATAGGCTCTGCAAATCCGGTAAATGCTTGCATGATTGGCCTTAACCAGCTCATTAAAGTATCCCTGCTGATCGCGATTGTTCTCTGGCACAGTTTTATTTATAATTTGGTTATAAAAGTATCCATTTCGGCTAACATCCAGTTTGGCTCATCAAACATGATAAAATGCCTGGCATTATTGCTCACCTTTATTGTACAGGTTTTGCATTTAGCATACTGCTTTTGAAAGGTTCTGCTAACATACTCACGCGTAAAGCCAATAAACTGGGGAGATTCTTTAAAAGCAGCAAGTACCAATACCGGCACATGTATCGATGCAATTTTATCCTGAATGTCCTCGCTCATCATTTCGGTAAAAGTATAAGCCATTGTTTTCCGGTCTGAGTTTGCACCCCATGTCGCGATCGCATCCCATCTGGTTGAATCTGCACACAGGCTTTTTGCAACATTCAACTGATAGGCTTTGAGCTGTGCATCGTTCATCTTATTGTATTGCGCCAGCAATGTTTTTGCCTGTGTCTCGTTAAAACCACTTTGGGCATTCGGGTTCATCGCTGCAGCATAAAAAGGCATCGCATCAATCACGATAACCTTGCTTAATGCATCTTTCATTTCGGCTGCAATTTTGAGTGCAAGAAAGCCACCAATGGAATGTCCAACGAGAATGACGTTTTTGAGTTTATGGACTCTGATATAATTTATTAATGCCGATTTAAAAGTGCTAAGATATGGGCCGCCATTTAATGGAGGAACACCTGCATATCCTGCGAGCGTGAAAACATGACACTCATATTTTTTATTGTAATGCGCTACTGTACTTTCCCATTCCTCACCACTGCAGGTTGCACCAGGTATAAATATCATGGCTTGCCCTTTGCCACTTACCTGTACTGTAAATGGTTCGTTTGAGCGGTTCGCATGTGTAGAAATGGCCGAGACTAAAATAAAGGTAAAAATCAAAATTGCTTTTTTCATAACCGGGTCTTTTCTTCTTTAGTAGACCATAACTTTAATTTCTTACATTAAAATTCAAATTTTATGAAAACAGGCTCTATTTTATCCATTTGGAAGATGAAAGAATAATCAGGAGGGCTAAATCAGAAATGACTCAGAAGGTTAAATGGAGGGTGTATAGCTGTTCGCCGAAAATAATTATGCATAAAATATATCGCATGATAAATTTCGAGCTTTTTCCCAGCTGATTTGCAGGAAATAGAGAAAGTCTCCAATTTATTTTAAAATTTAAAGGTCAACAACGGTTTAATGAGCAACAAATTGAAACGGCAGCCTGCGCTTAGTGTAAGATTTCCCCCAGGATCGAAAGCAGTCATCACTTTTGCGTATGCAATATCCACTGCGTCATTGGCGGCACTAAAAAGATGTCCGGTTGAGGCATCATAAGTATTTCAAAGATGCATATCCTATATATCTCAAACTAAAAACATTAAATTTATTAGACGTATTTAATAAAGGTTATGTATATCTTGGACAACTTCACTACTATAGAATATGAGTTATACCGATCAAGAATTAGTGGCTTTGTTACTAAATGAGAATGGGATACATCGACTTCCAAGACTTGAGTTTGCTGAGTTAATGAGAAAGAAGCCATATGATAAAGTTGTAGGCAAAAGAATAATCTTCATCGACTTAAAATATTGGGTTAGTTTCCGAATGTCATTGGAAGATGATATAACAATTAAACTGGAAGAAAAGATCTTATACAAAAGCATCTATAAAAATCTATTACAATTAGTGAGCAACAATATAGCTGTTTGTGTCACTTCTGACTCAATTTTAACTGAAGTAGAAAAAATGCCATTCGATAGAAAATTGGAGACAGCAAAAATAATGGATAGTTTGCAAGTGGTAGTTGTATTAAACGGACTTAACGCATGCACATTTGAATATATTAATATTGATCTAATCACAGCTGGTAAAGAACCTATTGATCAATACCATTTGAGTTCAGTTTTCGAAGCAAATAGATTTCTCTCAGCAGTTACATTGAAAAAAATGGAGAATGAGCCTGATTTGTTATATAATATTATGTATGATTCCATGTCCCAAATGACGGTACAGGAATATTTGAAAGAAACTAACGGAGATTTTTATGATCCTTCTGAAAAGTTCGCTGAATTGGTTAATGATACCAAATCGAAAGATACAACTAAATATAGTTATGAGGAACTTCTTATCCAAGGACTGGCTTCTCAATCTAAATCATTGAATAAACTCATTAATTATACTCCAATCAGTAAAGCAAATCCTTTAGAACACTTATCTCTCTATATAGAATGTGCACCTTTTCTCTACCTTCATTCGGCTATTCTGGCTGCCATAAATATCGAAAAGGCTAGAACGGTTCGAAAAAATGATTTTTATGATCTTTCACATTCCTGCATAGGCGTAGGTTATGCCGATTATTTTTTTACGGAGAAGAAATTTCATCATCTTTTAAAAACAAAACCAATCGATTGTACAGCACATTACAAATGCAAATTATATTCAGACCCTTTTGAAATTTTAAATGTAGTAGTAAATCTTAATAGCCAGATCTAGGTTATAATACCCCGTTTCGCTGGCGAACCTGTGCTGTGTGTGCAAAACTACTTGCCCCTCAAACAAAAAAGCCCATCTTTTGAACTTTTTCTTTGCACCATGGCAATATACGGGAAGACTATTCAAAACAAGATAAAAATCGGTACATAGCTAACGATGTTTTTTAAACAAAAGGTTGCATAGCAAAAGATCCAGGCAACAGCAATTGCCTGGATTGCGGTTTACTTAATCATTATGATCAGGCCACTGAGTAACGTCCTTATTCTTAATATTAAAATTCCCTCTTATCATTTTTGACACTATGCCCGGCTCACCGCCTATATCAGCAAGAAGAACACCACCGATATGCAGACTGATGAAGGAAAGCATATAATAAAGCGATTTAACATGGATGGCCTCCATGATTTCCTTTGTTTCCTTCGGGCCGTTTAACACCATAAAACCGGTAAAGAGTGAGGTAGCAAAAAGAACATAAAAAATGATGTAGAGCCATGACTTGAACTTATCTTTAGGAGAGGTCTGTTTTGAAAAAGGATTTTTAAAGGCAATTCCCTGAATAAAAGTAATGCCCATCCGAATCAAATATAAACCTATCAAAACATACCCGGTAATGACATGATAGCGCCACATCGGCTTGCGGATTTCTTTCCCGATTGCAGCGGCATCAGTTTCTGAAAGCTGAATTCCTTTGTTCTGGAGCGCTTCCCTCAAAATCTCTCCCATAGCATCTTTATTCATCCATCCAAGCCTTAAAAAAACAGTTAAAAGCAGGAACATTATAGCAAAGGCAATGGCCCAGTGTATCACACGGCTGGCCAGATTAAATCTTTTTTCTATCATAACAATTTATAAATCATAAGGTTCAACATGAATGAGCGCATCTTTGATGTACAGATCTGATGCCAGAAGCTCATCTTTAACCTGATGGGCGACCGAATGGGCGTGGAACACATTGATATTGCCATCCACCTCGATATGCATATCTACATAATAGTCAAGGCCCATTTTTCTTACAAAACACTTCTCCACTCTTTTCACTTCTACATGCAGAGAAGCAATATGGCTGATTGCCGAAACGAGTTCATCAGCAGGCGCCTTATCCATAATCTCCTCGAAGGCAGGGCGGATGATCTTAAAAGCATTATAGATGATAAAAAGGCAGGCGATCAGTGCTGCCCAGTCATCAAGACCTTCATAACCTTTTCCTAAGAAAATGGCTAAAGAAATTCCCATGAATGCAGCAATTGAAGTGATCGCATCACTCCTATGGTGGTAGGCATCGGCAATTACTGCCTGGCTGCCTAATCTCTTGCCAATCGAATAGACATGGCGAAAGAGGAACTCTTTGGTCAAAACAACAATCCCAAGTACAATAAGGGTATATTTTTTGGGAATATCATGCGGGGTGCGAATGAATTCAACCGAATGGTAGGCGATCCAACCTGCAGCTGCAAGCAGAAAAAATCCGATAAGGATGGCTGCCACCGGTTCAGCCTTACCATGTCCGTATGGATGTCCCTTATCAGGTGGCCGCTGTGCATATTTAAGTGCAATCCAGAGCAGCCCTGAACTGATTACATCTGCACCAGACTCGGTGGCATCGGCAATAAGTGCATAAGACTGGCCCAGGTGGCCAGAGATCCCTTTGACAAAAATCAGCACAATACTGATGATAATGCCCAACTGGGTGGTGCGGATAGCTTCCGCAGATGAGCTTCTTTTTAAAGGCTCCATAGAAATTTAAGATAAATTACAAAACAGAAATACACCCAGGTGCATAGCTGAGCTTAGTACCAAATTGATAAACGATTAACTGAATAGCGTGGCTTCAGGTTTCGGTGGCCTGAAAAGTTTGATCGATGAGGCAAAAGCGAGTTCATCATCATATGGAAAACCTGATACAGGATGTACACTTATTGCAGCCAAAGGCAGATTTTCTTTCACCGTGTGCTGGAAAAGCGTTTGATGGGAGCCATGAATAATCTTTTTGAAAGGCAGTTTGAGGTCCTTATCGGCATCATTATCCCTGATATCCTTCCCAAGGTAGTGCATGGCAATAAAGTGTGCAAAGCTAATCTTATGGTTCAGGGCACGGTGTTCGAGGAAATGGATCGCGATATATGGCGCCTTTAGTAATTCCATCGTTCCGGGATTACTAAAAGAATAAAGAAAGACCATCAGGTATATCCAAACATTTCTCACCGGGCAAAAATAACCATTTTTAT
This genomic interval carries:
- a CDS encoding cation diffusion facilitator family transporter, with protein sequence MEPLKRSSSAEAIRTTQLGIIISIVLIFVKGISGHLGQSYALIADATESGADVISSGLLWIALKYAQRPPDKGHPYGHGKAEPVAAILIGFFLLAAAGWIAYHSVEFIRTPHDIPKKYTLIVLGIVVLTKEFLFRHVYSIGKRLGSQAVIADAYHHRSDAITSIAAFMGISLAIFLGKGYEGLDDWAALIACLFIIYNAFKIIRPAFEEIMDKAPADELVSAISHIASLHVEVKRVEKCFVRKMGLDYYVDMHIEVDGNINVFHAHSVAHQVKDELLASDLYIKDALIHVEPYDL